The Petrocella atlantisensis genome has a window encoding:
- the rbsK gene encoding ribokinase → MKKKVMVFGSFVVDLMARTPHLPVAGETVIGSLFKMGPGGKGFNQGVAAHKAGADVTMVTKLGKDLFAEVALDAMKTLEMDTSSLFYSEEIETGSALIMVDEETSENKIVVVLGACSAIGDKEVESISEIIEESGYLLTQLETNISAVEKVIDIAKKNGVKVILNTAPVQPISDVILKKVDIITPNEVEAEILTGICIDSQESASKAADWFFDKGVKNVLITLGSRGVFIASESKQEIIPAYKVKAIDTTGAGDAFNGGLVAALADGKDLWEAARFANALAAIAVQRLGTTPAMPTRKEIEEFISNN, encoded by the coding sequence ATGAAAAAAAAAGTAATGGTATTTGGAAGCTTTGTAGTAGATTTAATGGCAAGAACACCTCATTTGCCAGTGGCTGGTGAAACAGTGATAGGCAGCCTATTTAAAATGGGGCCAGGAGGAAAAGGTTTTAATCAAGGAGTTGCAGCACACAAAGCCGGAGCTGATGTAACCATGGTTACTAAATTAGGGAAAGATTTATTTGCAGAAGTAGCTTTGGATGCAATGAAAACTTTGGAGATGGATACAAGCAGCCTGTTTTATTCAGAAGAGATAGAAACAGGATCGGCTTTAATTATGGTGGACGAAGAAACCAGTGAAAATAAGATAGTAGTGGTTTTGGGGGCGTGTAGCGCAATAGGTGATAAAGAAGTTGAATCAATTTCAGAGATTATAGAAGAATCGGGTTATTTATTAACACAGTTAGAAACAAATATATCTGCAGTTGAGAAAGTCATTGACATAGCCAAGAAAAATGGTGTGAAAGTCATTTTAAACACTGCACCGGTACAACCGATTAGTGATGTAATTCTTAAAAAGGTTGATATTATAACACCAAACGAAGTTGAAGCGGAAATTTTAACGGGAATATGCATTGATAGTCAAGAAAGTGCAAGTAAAGCAGCTGATTGGTTTTTTGATAAGGGCGTAAAAAATGTATTAATAACCTTGGGCAGTAGAGGTGTTTTTATTGCATCAGAAAGCAAACAAGAAATAATTCCAGCATATAAAGTAAAAGCGATAGATACAACAGGTGCAGGAGATGCTTTTAATGGAGGATTAGTTGCGGCATTAGCTGATGGAAAAGACTTATGGGAAGCAGCAAGATTTGCAAATGCTCTTGCAGCTATAGCTGTACAAAGATTAGGAACAACCCCGGCAATGCCAACAAGAAAAGAAATCGAAGAATTTATTTCAAATAACTAG
- the rbsD gene encoding D-ribose pyranase: MLKKGILHPQLARVLAEIRHMDTIVIGDAGLPIPKGVERIDLGWKEGNPGYLDVLEEILKYIIVEKATFALEAKNFSLDFHNKSLELLPKEIPVDYINHVELKEQSKMAKAIILTGEFTPYTNVILVAGCAY; encoded by the coding sequence ATGCTTAAAAAAGGAATTCTTCACCCACAATTAGCAAGAGTTTTAGCAGAAATCAGACATATGGATACTATTGTAATAGGGGATGCTGGACTGCCGATACCTAAAGGCGTTGAACGCATAGATCTAGGCTGGAAGGAAGGTAATCCAGGATATTTAGATGTTTTAGAAGAAATATTAAAATATATTATCGTTGAAAAAGCAACTTTTGCATTAGAAGCTAAGAACTTTAGTTTAGACTTTCATAATAAATCATTGGAACTTTTACCAAAAGAAATCCCTGTTGATTATATAAACCATGTAGAACTTAAAGAACAAAGTAAAATGGCAAAAGCCATTATTTTAACTGGAGAGTTTACACCTTACACAAATGTTATTCTAGTTGCAGGATGCGCATATTAA